The genomic segment TTACAATATCACCTCTTTTTGGACTGGTGTTTTCTGGGTAAATCTCTTTATAAATTAAGCTACCCTTTGGGATGGTGGGTTCCATTGATTCTGATTTTGAAGAGAAGAAGTGAGGTGCTGTTTGTTCTGGTTGACCACTAAGCGATGTTTTCGCTAGTAGCAATATTATTAATAATAAATATTTTTTCATTATGCTTGCCTGAGACATCTGATAATGCAGGGCTGCGGAAGTATTTACAGCCCTGCTCTAAGTTCTTGCTAGGGTTTACACCCCATAAAACTCAGCTCTGCGCCATCCTTGTTTTCGCCAGTGGTGGATTTTTGGCGAAGTAGCGTTTGATGCCTTTGTGCAGGGCGCCGGCCATTTTGTGCTGGTAGGCTTCGTCGATGAGCTTTTGCTCTTCCTGCGGGTTAGAGATAAAGGCGGTTTCAACCAGAATCGATGGGATGTCGGGGGCTTTGAGTACGGCGAAGCCCGCTTGCTCGATGCCTTGTTTGTGCAGGCGGTTGATATTACCGATTTCGCCCAGCATGGATTTGGCAAGCTTCATGCTGTCGTTATTGGTGGCGGTTTGGGTTAAATCCATCAGCGTGTGTGCCAGCGCTTTGTCTTTCACGTCGATTTTTACCCCGCCAATCAAATCGGCATCGTTTTGCGTTTGTGCCAGCCAGCGAGCGGCAGTGCTGGATGCGCCTTTTTCAGACAGCATAAAGACTGACGAGCCATTGGCGTCTGGCCGGGTAAAGGCATCGGCATGGATGGAAACAAATAAATCGGCCTGCACTGCGCGGGCTTTTTTAACGCGCATGCCAAGCGGCACAAAAAAGTCACCATCACGCGTGAGCACAACCCGCATATTCGGCTCGTTTTCCAGCAGGGCTTTCAGTTTTTTGGCAATCGCCAGTACCACGGTTTTTTCATGATTGCCTTCGGGGCCTACCGCACCGGGGTCTTCGCCGCCGTGGCCAGGGTCGAGCACGATGGTAATCAGCCGGTCGACTTTCATTTTGCTGCGATCAACTGTGCCGTCTTCTTCTA from the Iodobacter fluviatilis genome contains:
- a CDS encoding N-acetylmuramoyl-L-alanine amidase; translation: MPQSTSTGLVNLPQLARRDILRGASASLLLAVTPFGFAAPAASVVAVRVWPAQAYTRVTIESTVPLTFKQFSLKDPERLVVDLEGIDINNELQSLASKVGGDDPYIQQLRAARNKPGTVRLVLDLKTEIKPQIFTLNPVGEYKHRLVIDLYPASQNDPLLAFLDDQTSDIKPAPPAPATKTKVEEDGTVDRSKMKVDRLITIVLDPGHGGEDPGAVGPEGNHEKTVVLAIAKKLKALLENEPNMRVVLTRDGDFFVPLGMRVKKARAVQADLFVSIHADAFTRPDANGSSVFMLSEKGASSTAARWLAQTQNDADLIGGVKIDVKDKALAHTLMDLTQTATNNDSMKLAKSMLGEIGNINRLHKQGIEQAGFAVLKAPDIPSILVETAFISNPQEEQKLIDEAYQHKMAGALHKGIKRYFAKNPPLAKTRMAQS